Proteins from a single region of Oreochromis niloticus isolate F11D_XX linkage group LG7, O_niloticus_UMD_NMBU, whole genome shotgun sequence:
- the fem1b gene encoding protein fem-1 homolog B, which produces MESLAGYVYKAASEGRVLTLAALLLNHSEAETQFLLSYVTHLSGQRSTPLIIAARNGHDKVVRLLLDHYKVDTEQTGTVRFDGYVIDGATALWCAAGAGHFEVVRLLVSHHANVNHTTITNSTPLRAACFDGRLDIVRYLVEHNADISITNKFNNTCLMIAAYKGHTEVVRFLLEKGADPNAKAHCGATALHFAAEAGHLDIVKELMQCQASMVVNGHGMTPLKVAAESCKADVVELLLAHADCDPHSRIEALELLGASFANDRENYDIQRTYHYLHAAMMERYRDPDNIIAKELFPAVEAYGGRRECQTLQDLEAIRVDRDALHMEGLMIRERILGSDNIDVSHPIIYRGAVYADNMEFEQCLKLWLHALQLRQKGNRNTHKDLLRFAQVFSQMVHLKEHVSAAAVEQVLGCSVLEIQRSMARVEAAAESELPQAMENYESNVFTFLYLACISTKTTCSDAERAAINKHIYDLIQLDPRSREGSSLLHLAISSTTPVDDFHTNDVCSFPNAQVTKLLIDCGAQVNAIDNEGNTPLHVIVQYNRPISDFLTLHAIIINLVEAGAHTDMTNKQNKTPLDKSTTGVSEILLKTQMKMSLKCLAARAVRQHQITYRNQIPKTLEEFVEFH; this is translated from the exons ATGGAGTCTCTGGCCGGGTATGTGTACAAGGCGGCCAGCGAGGGCCGAGTCCTGACCCTGGCCGCGCTGCTACTGAACCACTCCGAGGCGGAGACGCAGTTCCTGCTGAGCTACgtgacccacctgagcggccaGAGGTCCACCCCGCTGATCATCGCGGCGCGGAACGGCCACGACAAGGTGGTCCGGCTCCTCCTGGACCACTACAAGGTGGACACCGAGCAGACCGGCACGGTTCGGTTTGACGG CTACGTCATCGACGGTGCCACGGCGCTGTGGTGCGCAGCCGGCGCAGGACACTTCGAGGTGGTGCGTCTTCTGGTGAGTCACCACGCCAACGTCAACCACACCACCATCACAAACTCCACCCCCCTCCGAGCCGCCTGCTTCGACGGGCGCCTGGACATCGTTCGGTACCTGGTGGAGCACAACGCCGACATCAGCATCACCAACAAGTTCAACAACACCTGTCTGATGATCGCCGCCTACAAAGGCCACACAGAGGTGGTGAGGTTCCTGTTGGAGAAGGGGGCGGACCCCAACGCCAAGGCCCACTGCGGGGCCACCGCGCTGCACTTTGCGGCCGAGGCGGGACATCTGGACATCGTCAAAGAGCTGATGCAATGCCAGGCGTCCATGGTGGTGAACGGGCACGGCATGACGCCGCTGAAAGTGGCGGCGGAGAGCTGCAAGGCTGACGTGGTGGAGCTGCTGCTGGCGCACGCCGACTGTGACCCTCACAGCCGCATCGAGGCGCTGGAGTTGCTGGGTGCCTCGTTCGCCAACGACAGGGAGAACTACGACATACAGAGGACGTACCATTACCTCCATGCGGCCATGATGGAGCGCTACCGCGACCCAGACAACATCATCGCCAAGGAGCTGTTCCCGGCCGTCGAGGCTTACGGAGGGCGCCGCGAGTGTCAAACGCTGCAGGACCTGGAGGCCATCAGGGTGGACCGCGACGCCCTGCACATGGAGGGACTGATGATCCGGGAGCGGATCCTGGGCTCGGACAATATCGACGTTTCGCATCCGATAATCTACCGCGGCGCCGTCTATGCCGACAACATGGAGTTTGAACAGTGCCTCAAGCTGTGGCTGCATGCCCTCCAGCTGCGGCAGAAAGGAAACCGCAACACGCACAAAGACCTGCTGCGCTTCGCCCAGGTGTTCTCGCAGATGGTCCACCTGAAGGAGCACGTGTCGGCCGCCGCAGTCGAGCAAGTGCTGGGTTGCAGCGTGCTGGAGATTCAGCGCAGCATGGCTCGCGTGGAGGCCGCTGCCGAGTCCGAGCTGCCGCAGGCCATGGAGAATTACGAGTCCAACGTCTTCACCTTCCTGTACCTGGCGTGCATCTCTACTAAAACCACCTGCAGTGACGCGGAGCGCGCCGCTATCAACAAGCACATCTACGACCTGATCCAGCTCGATCCGCGGTCACGTGAGGGCTCCTCGCTGCTCCACCTCGCCATCAGCTCCACCACGCCGGTGGACGACTTCCACACCAATGACGTGTGCAGCTTCCCCAACGCGCAGGTCACCAAGCTGCTGATCGACTGCGGTGCGCAGGTCAATGCCATCGACAACGAGGGCAACACGCCGCTCCACGTCATCGTCCAGTACAACCGGCCCATCAGCGACTTTCTCACGCTGCACGCCATCATCATCAACCTAGTGGAGGCCGGCGCGCACACGGACATGACCAACAAGCAGAACAAGACGCCGCTGGACAAGAGCACGACAGGCGTGTCCGAGATCCTGCTGAAGACGCAGATGAAGATGAGCCTCAAGTGCCTGGCGGCGCGCGCCGTCCGGCAGCACCAGATTACGTACCGCAACCAGATCCCCAAAACGCTTGAAGAGTTCGTGGAGTTCCACTGA